From a single Raphanus sativus cultivar WK10039 chromosome 3, ASM80110v3, whole genome shotgun sequence genomic region:
- the LOC108846228 gene encoding auxin-responsive protein SAUR36 yields the protein MKRVRGFKIGHRYVKIFRWIRSKKTQTMKRQCPTPITNPITGIRSLARSLSRGAKRLCSGKKNSGQSQIRLGKDPKNTPSMKVVPKGHLVVHVGEPDGDTRRVVVPVIYFNHPLFGELLEQAERVHGFDQPGQITIPCRVSDFEKVQMRIAAWDHCRRKSTYKIL from the coding sequence ATGAAGAGAGTCAGAGGTTTCAAGATAGGACATAGATACGTCAAGATCTTTAGATGGATCCGATCCAAAAAAACTCAAACAATGAAACGCCAATGCCCGACCCCAATCACCAACCCGATCACCGGGATCCGCTCATTAGCACGGTCTCTAAGCCGTGGAGCCAAGAGACTGTGTAGTGGCAAGAAGAATTCGGGCCAGAGTCAGATCCGACTGGGTAAGGATCCGAAAAATACTCCGTCGATGAAAGTTGTTCCGAAGGGGCATTTGGTGGTTCACGTGGGCGAACCAGACGGCGACACGCGGCGGGTTGTAGTGCCGGTGATCTACTTTAATCACCCTTTGTTCGGAGAATTGTTGGAGCAAGCGGAGCGGGTTCACGGGTTTGATCAACCGGGTCAGATCACGATTCCGTGTCGGGTTTCTGATTTTGAGAAAGTTCAGATGAGGATCGCCGCATGGGATCACTGTCGCAGGAAGAGTACTTACAAGATTCTCTAA